Proteins encoded together in one Peribacillus asahii window:
- a CDS encoding ABC transporter permease: MKALFMSEWERLWSQRRSKWMIGIFTVIVLLQAWFLRYYGVGIYNNDQQVPLNTWNFPWFLLKESSFLLTLIFMPVFFLNSLNVEYNSGAYRLFLIRPFKRKAFLISKWFSLALMVLVHLLIILVISIVFGFIFLKPDNDFTFYGQQKNAIEAILYTVQVYGLFFVIQMCCLALASLISVLISNAVISFFLLIGLYVGCLYVSSQLSFFLLSVQSIFHTLSTNSNSLYAFALTIMLVGFGSCIRIWSKKEFTS, encoded by the coding sequence ATGAAAGCATTATTTATGAGTGAATGGGAGAGACTTTGGAGTCAAAGAAGAAGTAAATGGATGATTGGAATCTTTACTGTGATTGTACTTCTTCAAGCTTGGTTTTTAAGATACTATGGTGTTGGAATTTATAATAATGATCAGCAAGTTCCTCTAAATACTTGGAATTTTCCATGGTTTTTGTTAAAAGAATCGTCATTCTTACTCACATTGATTTTTATGCCTGTGTTTTTCCTAAATAGCCTCAATGTAGAATATAACTCAGGGGCATATCGCCTTTTTTTAATTAGACCCTTTAAAAGAAAGGCATTTCTAATTTCAAAATGGTTCTCTCTTGCATTAATGGTACTAGTACATTTATTAATCATCCTGGTGATTAGCATAGTGTTTGGTTTTATCTTCTTAAAACCAGACAATGATTTTACTTTTTATGGTCAACAGAAGAATGCTATAGAAGCTATATTATATACAGTACAAGTGTATGGTCTATTTTTCGTCATCCAGATGTGCTGCTTAGCTCTTGCTAGTTTAATTAGTGTACTTATTTCAAATGCAGTTATTAGCTTCTTCTTATTAATTGGGTTATATGTAGGTTGTTTGTATGTTTCGAGCCAACTTTCCTTTTTCTTATTATCAGTTCAAAGTATCTTTCATACTCTTAGTACCAATAGCAATTCCCTGTATGCTTTTGCTTTGACTATCATGTTGGTGGGTTTTGGTTCTTGTATAAGAATATGGAGTAAAAAAGAGTTTACTTCTTAA